Proteins encoded in a region of the Bacillus sp. T3 genome:
- a CDS encoding MBL fold metallo-hydrolase encodes MSLHFSVLASGSTGNATYVETEEHSFLIDAGFSGKQMEGLFSQIDRKMENLSGILVTHEHSDHIKGIGVLARKYKLPVYANEKTWKAMDGLVGEIPVEQKFVFGMETVKSFGALQIESFGVSHDAAEPMFYVFHHTDKKLVLITDTGYVSDRVKGIISNADTYVFESNHDVQMLRMGRYPWNIKRRILSDVGHVSNEDAALAMSEVAGDKTKGFYLAHLSLDNNMKDLARMSVTQTLESRGIIVGEQFHIYDTDPKIPTALTSV; translated from the coding sequence ATGTCTTTGCATTTTAGTGTACTTGCTAGTGGAAGTACAGGAAATGCGACCTATGTGGAGACGGAGGAACATTCATTTTTAATAGATGCAGGCTTTAGTGGCAAGCAAATGGAAGGTTTATTTTCGCAAATTGACCGAAAAATGGAGAATTTATCCGGGATACTAGTAACGCATGAACATAGTGATCATATTAAAGGAATTGGTGTATTAGCCAGAAAGTATAAATTGCCAGTTTATGCGAATGAAAAAACATGGAAGGCAATGGATGGCTTGGTTGGAGAGATTCCCGTCGAACAAAAATTTGTTTTCGGAATGGAAACGGTAAAAAGCTTTGGAGCACTTCAAATTGAATCGTTTGGTGTTTCTCATGATGCCGCGGAGCCAATGTTTTATGTTTTTCATCATACAGATAAAAAACTGGTCTTAATAACCGATACAGGCTATGTTAGTGATCGAGTTAAAGGAATCATCTCGAATGCAGATACGTATGTTTTTGAGAGCAACCATGATGTGCAAATGCTCAGAATGGGACGCTACCCGTGGAATATAAAACGACGAATCTTAAGTGATGTAGGGCATGTTTCCAATGAAGATGCTGCCCTGGCCATGAGTGAGGTAGCTGGTGATAAGACAAAAGGCTTTTATTTAGCCCATTTAAGCTTAGATAATAATATGAAGGATTTAGCTAGAATGTCTGTTACCCAAACGTTGGAATCAAGAGGGATCATTGTCGGAGAACAATTCCATATATATGACACCGATCCTAAAATACCAACAGCTCTAACCTCGGTATAA
- a CDS encoding recombinase family protein has protein sequence MSQLPLKVAIYTRVSTEEQAKEGFSLKAQEDILRKYAESKNFEVYDIYCDDGYSGKNYERPEIQRLFKHLYEGKFQAILVKRVDRISRRLSDISKLQDEVLLPNNCRLLISDNNLDSSTLDGKMFINLIGTFAEYERGMIINRVKTGMEKRAEQGYWNGGIVLGYDNINKQLVINKEEAFLIKRIFELRADGNGYKFIAKTINEEGYRSKKGKLFSICTIKTILENEVYIGKCRWGKRRDWNTKRRKGVTKEYLLVEGKHEAIIPLDLWAKAQAVNNTNKESVSKNRNFHGSFILSGILRCPACGAGTVMSKTKKRDGSGYHLYYMCQAFASKGLKACRSNLINKENIEKKVLQKIKELLSDMTIVDEVLNKIERQNKLEESSIKKSMLLNNKSLDKKKAHLEKLTNDYFSEKLSAETYSMLAESLQKDLADLEEKRKGIERDFEDLQFETIITKEVVYQALENFDSLYKTATNEEKKLLVRAIIKKIEVEQNRKEIKHITFWFDYDDALLLSKTGGTVP, from the coding sequence ATGAGCCAACTACCGCTTAAAGTGGCTATATATACAAGGGTTTCTACTGAAGAGCAAGCTAAAGAAGGCTTTTCCTTAAAGGCTCAAGAGGATATCTTGAGAAAGTACGCTGAAAGTAAAAACTTTGAGGTTTACGATATTTATTGTGATGACGGATATTCAGGTAAAAACTATGAACGACCAGAAATTCAGAGGTTATTTAAACACCTATATGAGGGGAAGTTTCAAGCGATTCTAGTAAAAAGGGTTGATAGGATTTCGAGAAGGCTAAGTGATATTTCTAAACTACAAGATGAGGTCTTATTGCCGAATAACTGCCGATTATTGATAAGTGATAATAATTTAGATAGCTCTACCCTTGACGGGAAAATGTTTATAAATCTCATTGGAACTTTTGCTGAATATGAGCGTGGAATGATAATTAATCGGGTAAAGACTGGCATGGAGAAAAGAGCAGAACAAGGCTATTGGAACGGTGGTATCGTATTAGGATACGATAACATTAATAAGCAATTAGTGATTAATAAAGAGGAAGCATTTCTAATCAAAAGAATTTTTGAGCTGAGAGCGGATGGAAACGGATATAAATTTATTGCTAAAACTATAAATGAAGAAGGATATAGGTCAAAGAAGGGAAAGCTATTCAGCATTTGCACGATTAAAACGATATTAGAAAACGAAGTCTATATAGGGAAATGTAGATGGGGCAAGAGGAGGGATTGGAATACTAAGAGAAGAAAAGGGGTTACTAAGGAATATTTATTAGTCGAGGGAAAGCATGAAGCAATAATTCCTCTCGATTTATGGGCTAAAGCCCAAGCCGTTAATAATACAAATAAGGAAAGTGTATCAAAGAATCGTAATTTTCATGGTAGTTTTATTCTATCGGGAATCCTGCGTTGCCCCGCTTGCGGGGCAGGAACCGTAATGAGTAAGACGAAGAAAAGGGATGGTAGTGGATATCACTTATACTATATGTGCCAAGCATTCGCAAGTAAAGGGTTAAAGGCATGTAGGTCAAACCTAATTAATAAAGAGAATATAGAAAAAAAGGTGCTTCAAAAAATCAAGGAACTACTAAGCGATATGACGATTGTAGATGAGGTACTAAATAAGATTGAACGGCAAAATAAACTGGAAGAAAGCTCTATTAAAAAATCAATGCTTTTGAATAATAAAAGCCTTGATAAGAAAAAGGCCCATTTAGAGAAGCTAACCAATGATTACTTTTCCGAAAAGCTTAGTGCGGAAACTTATAGTATGCTTGCCGAATCACTCCAAAAGGATTTAGCTGACTTAGAGGAGAAAAGGAAAGGCATAGAAAGGGATTTTGAGGATTTGCAATTCGAAACGATTATTACCAAAGAAGTCGTTTACCAAGCTCTAGAAAACTTTGATAGTCTATATAAAACCGCAACAAATGAGGAAAAGAAACTATTAGTAAGAGCAATTATTAAAAAAATAGAAGTCGAGCAGAACCGAAAGGAAATCAAGCATATTACCTTTTGGTTTGATTATGATGACGCTTTACTACTTAGTAAAACAGGGGGAACCGTACCATAA
- a CDS encoding acetolactate synthase large subunit: MKATDLLVQCLENEGVEYVFGIMGKETLDLVDSLSKSKQIQFINVRHEQGAAFMADVYGRLTKKVGICLATLGPGATNLLTGIASANLDHSPVIAITGQAAVDRQHQESHQYLDIVKIFEPATKWSVQIKDSQTISKIIRKAFRVAQMEKPGAVLIELPENLAPQMIPTQPLPVLPIPKSTPISQAIENARTLIGQSQRPLVIVGNGAIRQEAMSVLLTFVENLKAPVIHSFMAKGVLPKNHPLNYFTFGFKKKDEVLPMIEQSDLLIVIGFDFVESPPKDWNKKMNPILHINPLPAEMDEHYPVKRELVGDLYETLQTLNELGIPSKPWVPIGNLKERIRTAYQIDIDVNVNLSLTIENILTITEKLSTEKTIVISDVGAHKFSIARTYQPKQAGRLIISNGLASMGIALPGSIGAKLACQDASVICITGDGGALMNISELETAKRIGLSFIIIVLNNSTLKLEEQMMQEKFGNSFGTAFGNPDFVQLAESFGIKGVRPKQLNEFEQVLKNALNQTNEITLIDVQMEMDIK, from the coding sequence ATGAAAGCAACAGATTTACTTGTTCAGTGCTTAGAAAATGAGGGAGTTGAGTATGTTTTTGGTATCATGGGGAAGGAAACTCTTGACCTAGTTGATTCATTGTCAAAATCTAAACAAATTCAATTCATAAATGTACGTCATGAACAAGGTGCAGCATTTATGGCAGATGTTTATGGTAGATTAACAAAAAAGGTTGGAATTTGCCTAGCGACATTAGGGCCTGGGGCCACTAACCTTTTGACAGGAATAGCAAGCGCAAATTTGGATCATTCTCCGGTTATAGCTATTACAGGTCAAGCAGCTGTTGATAGACAGCATCAGGAATCTCATCAATATTTAGATATAGTTAAAATATTTGAACCTGCTACCAAGTGGAGCGTTCAAATTAAGGATTCCCAAACCATATCAAAAATCATTCGTAAGGCATTTAGAGTAGCACAAATGGAAAAGCCAGGTGCTGTTTTAATTGAATTACCAGAAAACCTTGCACCGCAAATGATTCCAACCCAACCATTACCAGTATTACCTATTCCAAAAAGTACTCCTATTTCACAAGCTATAGAGAATGCTCGAACATTAATAGGTCAAAGCCAAAGGCCACTTGTCATAGTGGGGAACGGGGCGATCAGGCAGGAAGCTATGTCTGTGCTCCTCACTTTTGTAGAGAACCTAAAAGCACCTGTTATCCATAGTTTTATGGCAAAAGGAGTTTTACCCAAAAACCATCCACTAAATTATTTTACATTTGGTTTTAAGAAGAAGGATGAAGTATTACCAATGATAGAGCAATCTGATTTATTAATTGTTATTGGATTTGATTTTGTTGAAAGTCCTCCTAAGGATTGGAATAAAAAAATGAACCCCATTTTACATATCAATCCACTGCCAGCCGAAATGGATGAACACTATCCCGTGAAGAGAGAATTAGTTGGTGATTTATATGAGACTCTTCAGACACTTAATGAACTGGGTATTCCATCTAAACCATGGGTTCCGATTGGGAATCTAAAGGAACGGATTAGGACTGCTTATCAAATTGATATAGATGTGAATGTAAATCTTTCACTTACGATCGAGAATATCTTAACCATTACTGAAAAACTTTCTACGGAAAAGACTATTGTGATTTCTGATGTAGGTGCTCACAAGTTCTCTATTGCCCGTACCTATCAACCAAAACAGGCTGGACGTCTTATCATCTCAAATGGATTAGCCTCAATGGGTATTGCTTTGCCTGGTTCTATTGGAGCCAAATTAGCATGCCAGGACGCTTCAGTTATCTGTATTACTGGGGATGGAGGAGCTTTAATGAATATTTCCGAGTTAGAGACAGCCAAACGAATTGGATTGTCATTTATTATCATTGTATTAAATAATTCAACCTTAAAATTAGAGGAACAAATGATGCAAGAGAAATTCGGTAATAGCTTTGGTACGGCTTTTGGAAACCCTGACTTTGTGCAGCTTGCTGAAAGCTTTGGAATAAAAGGAGTTAGACCAAAACAATTGAATGAGTTTGAACAAGTATTAAAAAATGCTTTAAATCAGACCAATGAAATTACACTGATAGATGTTCAAATGGAAATGGATATAAAATAA
- a CDS encoding ankyrin repeat domain-containing protein produces MKLLRLILVFTILLVGCENTSLSSEDQTLHSKAIPKDETSNKDIRLGVSGVEISSFIKDCEFFGLKKLKPDKGFFVNLAAPGFSIQLGGESPDNVTGAISDISNLNENFYMGKGTIVSFIGLLFNEEDKFEATKWLDKQFVDAELSVRKGLKPSESEFRAENIVITFFPPTSLDDLNATVAIYADDKISKSNNNTIIEKNNSTSKKEGYGFGYNKENVTGNPDDINYLDEYGVSKLARASGNGDVELVKELLSKGADPNLRKDTGEPPLLWAVRSSKDSVVKLLLKAGADPNFVNDEGITPLTIAKEDGANVIIKYLLEYGAKEEAVKK; encoded by the coding sequence ATGAAATTATTAAGGTTAATATTAGTGTTTACGATATTATTAGTAGGTTGTGAGAATACTAGTTTGAGTTCTGAAGATCAAACACTTCATTCCAAAGCTATTCCTAAAGATGAAACTAGTAATAAAGATATTCGCTTAGGTGTGTCAGGTGTGGAAATAAGTAGTTTTATTAAGGATTGTGAATTCTTTGGGTTAAAAAAGCTTAAACCAGATAAGGGTTTTTTCGTTAATTTGGCTGCCCCAGGATTTTCTATCCAACTTGGAGGAGAAAGTCCAGATAATGTCACGGGTGCTATATCTGATATTTCAAATTTAAACGAAAATTTTTATATGGGTAAAGGAACAATAGTTAGTTTTATTGGTTTGCTATTCAATGAGGAAGATAAATTTGAAGCAACGAAATGGCTTGATAAGCAATTTGTAGACGCTGAACTAAGTGTAAGAAAAGGATTAAAGCCCTCAGAAAGTGAATTTAGGGCTGAAAATATTGTTATAACTTTCTTTCCCCCAACTTCCTTAGATGATCTTAACGCTACTGTTGCAATCTATGCTGATGATAAGATTTCCAAGAGTAATAATAACACTATTATTGAGAAGAATAACTCGACATCCAAAAAGGAAGGTTATGGATTCGGATATAATAAGGAAAATGTTACAGGAAACCCTGATGATATTAATTATTTAGATGAATATGGAGTTTCTAAACTGGCTAGAGCTTCTGGCAATGGAGATGTTGAACTCGTAAAGGAATTATTAAGTAAGGGTGCTGACCCTAATTTACGAAAAGATACTGGAGAACCTCCCTTATTATGGGCCGTTCGTTCAAGCAAAGATTCTGTAGTAAAATTATTGTTAAAAGCAGGAGCAGACCCTAACTTTGTGAATGATGAAGGCATTACTCCGTTAACTATAGCAAAAGAAGATGGAGCTAATGTTATTATAAAATATTTATTAGAGTATGGAGCAAAAGAAGAGGCGGTGAAAAAATGA
- a CDS encoding endonuclease/exonuclease/phosphatase family protein produces MSSHKNITIMTWNIYFGADLTPGLGTTSTELPQRVTEIFRQFQATNFPVRAKAIADQIARKKPDIIGLQEAAIWELLLPHNSKVVVEYDFISILLKELEKRGLHYQVLAETRNTDVTVPSSTRFNVRFLDRDVILVQKKPGLRFSNIQSKNFQARLPVPVGGQSVPIISGWASVDVNLFGMKFRLVNTHLQPFSDPASLQVHLAQAEELLTGPAATELPLVFIGDFNSPSDGTGIAYNNFIHAGFNDAWRIAGKGDGLTCCQDADLLNLISQLFVRIDLILFRGNFSVKKVKVIGEEQEDRTSTALWPSDHAGVAAILTLHN; encoded by the coding sequence TTGTCTTCACATAAAAATATAACAATCATGACATGGAATATCTATTTTGGAGCAGACTTAACGCCTGGATTAGGAACCACTTCAACGGAACTTCCACAACGTGTCACAGAAATTTTTAGACAGTTCCAAGCAACAAATTTTCCGGTACGGGCTAAGGCTATTGCTGATCAAATTGCTAGAAAAAAACCAGACATAATAGGTCTTCAAGAAGCAGCTATATGGGAACTTCTGTTACCTCATAATTCTAAAGTAGTAGTAGAATATGATTTTATTTCCATCCTTCTTAAGGAGTTAGAAAAAAGAGGATTGCATTATCAAGTATTAGCAGAAACTAGAAATACTGATGTGACGGTACCAAGTAGCACCAGGTTCAATGTTCGATTTCTAGATCGGGATGTGATTTTGGTACAAAAAAAACCAGGTTTAAGGTTCTCAAATATTCAATCAAAGAATTTTCAAGCTAGGTTACCCGTTCCAGTTGGAGGTCAGTCTGTACCGATCATCAGTGGATGGGCGTCTGTTGATGTAAATTTATTCGGAATGAAATTTAGACTTGTTAATACTCATTTACAACCTTTTTCAGACCCCGCTTCACTTCAAGTACATCTCGCTCAAGCAGAAGAACTTCTAACGGGCCCAGCTGCTACTGAACTTCCTTTAGTATTCATTGGTGATTTCAACTCTCCTTCTGACGGCACTGGCATTGCTTACAACAATTTTATTCATGCTGGATTTAATGACGCATGGAGGATTGCAGGAAAAGGCGACGGATTAACATGTTGCCAGGATGCTGATTTATTAAATTTGATCTCACAGCTATTTGTTAGAATAGACTTAATTCTCTTTCGAGGTAATTTCAGTGTTAAAAAAGTAAAAGTTATTGGAGAAGAGCAAGAGGATCGTACATCAACGGCACTTTGGCCTTCTGACCATGCCGGAGTTGCAGCCATTCTTACTTTGCATAACTAA
- a CDS encoding S1C family serine protease, whose product MGYYDQDNESRYSPQKRSKSGVIIASIVGGILGAMLVIISLPQLTDLGVLPYERTTQDNTQGNENTNKQATSGDEKNVSVDVTSQITAAVQKAGDAVVAISNLQESGFWSDGASQEAGTGSGVIYKIDGDKAFVVTNHHVVEGAKELEVTLSDGTKVTAKLRGSDIWTDLAVLEIESKNVKTVAEFGDSDNLQVGEPAIAIGNPLGATFSGSVTQGIISGLERTIPIDINQDGIEDWQAEVVQTDAAINPGNSGGALVNIDGQLIGINSMKIAENAVEGIGLAIPINYAAPIIEDLEQDGEVKRPYMGVELQSVTEVAKYYQEEALKLPKDITYGVALRQVVPNSPADQAGLKELDVIVEMDGEKIEDVIDLRKHLYNKKKIGEQMKIKFYRNGELKETKLKLGSES is encoded by the coding sequence ATGGGATACTATGATCAAGATAACGAAAGCCGATATAGTCCGCAAAAGAGAAGTAAAAGTGGCGTTATAATTGCTAGTATTGTTGGTGGAATTCTTGGAGCGATGCTTGTCATTATTTCACTTCCTCAATTAACGGACCTTGGCGTACTTCCTTATGAAAGAACAACTCAGGACAACACTCAAGGGAATGAAAACACAAATAAGCAAGCTACATCTGGGGATGAAAAAAATGTATCAGTGGATGTGACGTCACAAATTACGGCGGCTGTCCAAAAAGCTGGTGATGCAGTTGTGGCTATCTCAAATCTGCAGGAAAGTGGATTTTGGTCGGATGGTGCTAGTCAGGAAGCAGGGACAGGTTCTGGTGTCATTTATAAAATTGATGGCGATAAAGCATTTGTCGTTACCAATCACCATGTCGTTGAAGGTGCAAAAGAGCTTGAGGTAACGCTCTCTGATGGGACAAAGGTTACGGCAAAGCTTCGTGGTTCCGATATTTGGACAGACTTAGCAGTGCTTGAAATTGAATCAAAAAATGTAAAAACAGTAGCAGAGTTTGGGGATTCGGATAATCTTCAAGTTGGAGAACCGGCGATTGCGATTGGAAATCCGTTAGGTGCCACTTTCTCTGGCTCGGTTACCCAAGGAATTATTTCCGGACTCGAACGGACAATTCCAATTGATATTAATCAGGATGGAATTGAGGATTGGCAGGCAGAAGTCGTACAAACTGATGCGGCGATTAACCCAGGAAACAGTGGTGGTGCATTGGTGAATATCGATGGACAGCTGATTGGCATAAATTCAATGAAAATTGCTGAAAACGCGGTAGAAGGAATTGGCCTTGCGATTCCAATCAATTATGCGGCTCCTATTATTGAAGATTTAGAGCAGGATGGAGAAGTGAAACGCCCGTATATGGGAGTTGAGCTTCAATCTGTAACAGAGGTTGCCAAATACTATCAAGAAGAAGCGTTAAAGCTACCGAAGGATATTACCTATGGAGTAGCGCTTCGTCAGGTAGTACCTAATTCTCCAGCAGATCAAGCTGGCTTGAAAGAGCTTGATGTCATTGTTGAAATGGATGGAGAAAAAATTGAAGATGTAATCGACCTTCGTAAACATCTATACAATAAAAAGAAGATTGGCGAACAAATGAAGATTAAGTTCTATCGTAATGGAGAGCTTAAAGAAACAAAGCTCAAGCTTGGCAGTGAGTCATAG
- a CDS encoding recombinase family protein, whose product MNVIGYIRVSTLGQVKDGYSLSYQKDEIKLYCKKQGWNLLEIFIDAGISGAKVDEEALEVEREGFQDMLTEISTTKVDYVVVLNTNRLWRSDIVKVLVHRELKKYGVDVKSIEQPNYSINKKDPNDFLVNGLMELLDEYQRMEIAMKLGRGRNMKAKQGKYAGGRAAFGYKAKKGQKFLEVNHEESLVIKRLFELKSNFPKWSLSQLASQLNSEGYFTQQNKRFTKVQVKRILDRKDFYEGIYSYGEIKAKGVHEPILKKINI is encoded by the coding sequence GTGAACGTGATAGGGTATATAAGGGTTTCTACGCTAGGACAAGTAAAGGATGGTTATAGCCTTTCTTATCAAAAAGATGAAATTAAATTGTATTGCAAGAAACAAGGATGGAATTTACTAGAGATTTTTATTGACGCTGGAATAAGCGGTGCAAAAGTTGATGAAGAAGCCTTGGAAGTGGAAAGAGAAGGTTTTCAGGATATGCTAACGGAAATTTCCACTACTAAGGTGGATTATGTAGTGGTATTAAATACTAACCGCTTATGGCGGTCAGATATCGTTAAAGTGCTTGTTCATCGGGAGCTAAAAAAGTACGGAGTAGATGTGAAAAGTATAGAGCAACCGAATTATAGCATTAATAAAAAGGATCCAAACGACTTTTTAGTAAATGGCTTAATGGAATTGCTAGACGAGTATCAGCGTATGGAAATAGCTATGAAATTAGGTCGTGGAAGAAATATGAAAGCTAAGCAAGGAAAATACGCAGGTGGAAGAGCTGCCTTTGGTTATAAGGCTAAAAAAGGGCAAAAGTTCCTTGAGGTAAACCATGAGGAATCGCTTGTGATTAAACGGTTATTTGAACTAAAAAGTAATTTCCCTAAATGGTCTTTATCTCAACTAGCTTCTCAATTAAATTCTGAGGGATATTTTACCCAACAAAATAAACGGTTTACTAAAGTCCAAGTAAAAAGGATATTAGACCGTAAAGATTTTTACGAAGGTATTTATAGTTACGGTGAAATAAAGGCTAAAGGGGTACATGAGCCAATTCTAAAAAAAATTAACATCTAA
- a CDS encoding CxxH/CxxC protein, giving the protein MIYCCEEHVELALDVIVDDYVTAPKLEKITDPEKISTGCEYCRNLAAYVVANS; this is encoded by the coding sequence ATGATCTATTGCTGCGAGGAGCACGTTGAATTGGCACTAGATGTGATCGTTGATGACTATGTCACAGCGCCAAAATTAGAGAAAATAACCGATCCAGAAAAGATATCAACAGGGTGTGAATATTGTCGAAACCTGGCTGCATATGTTGTGGCGAACAGCTGA
- the yycF gene encoding response regulator YycF, with amino-acid sequence MKKILVVDDEKPIADILQFNLKKEGYEVYCAYDGNQALEMVNEIVPDLILLDIMLPLLDGMEVCREVRKKYEMPIIMLTAKDSEIDKVLGLEFGADDYVTKPFSTRELIARVKANLRRHGQANQQAESEGNTITVGALIIHPDAYIVSKRGEMIELTHREFELLHYLANHIGQVMTREHLLQTVWGYDYFGDVRTVDVTVRRLREKIEDNPSNPTWIVTRRGVGYYLRNPEQD; translated from the coding sequence CCAATTTAATTTAAAAAAAGAAGGCTATGAAGTGTATTGTGCTTATGATGGAAATCAAGCACTTGAAATGGTAAATGAAATCGTTCCAGATTTAATTCTTCTAGATATTATGCTTCCGTTATTAGACGGTATGGAAGTTTGTCGAGAAGTGAGGAAAAAATATGAAATGCCCATTATTATGTTAACCGCAAAGGATTCGGAAATTGATAAAGTACTAGGTCTCGAATTTGGAGCAGATGATTATGTGACAAAGCCATTTAGCACCCGAGAATTGATTGCAAGGGTGAAAGCCAATTTGCGACGCCATGGACAAGCCAATCAGCAGGCTGAATCAGAAGGAAACACAATTACGGTTGGCGCGCTCATTATTCATCCAGATGCTTATATCGTTTCAAAGCGAGGCGAAATGATTGAATTAACTCACCGTGAATTTGAGTTGCTACATTATCTTGCTAATCATATTGGTCAGGTCATGACGAGAGAGCACTTACTCCAAACCGTGTGGGGGTATGACTATTTTGGAGACGTTCGTACTGTGGATGTAACCGTTCGACGTCTACGTGAAAAAATAGAGGATAACCCGAGTAATCCTACTTGGATCGTTACAAGAAGAGGTGTCGGGTATTATTTAAGGAATCCTGAACAGGACTAG
- the rlmH gene encoding 23S rRNA (pseudouridine(1915)-N(3))-methyltransferase RlmH, protein MNILIITVGKLKEKYLKQGIDEFVKRMSGDAKLEIIEVADEKAPEELSAAEMEQVKQKEGERILSKISQDTHVIALAINGKMKSSEELADDLDKLATYGKSKIAFVIGGSLGLSGEVLKRANDKLSFSKMTFPHQMMRLILVEQVYRAFRINRGEPYHK, encoded by the coding sequence GTGAATATCTTAATTATTACGGTTGGAAAATTGAAAGAAAAATATTTAAAACAGGGTATTGATGAATTCGTAAAGCGAATGTCTGGCGATGCGAAGCTTGAAATCATTGAGGTAGCGGATGAAAAGGCTCCAGAAGAACTAAGTGCAGCTGAAATGGAGCAGGTAAAGCAAAAAGAGGGCGAACGAATCCTTAGTAAAATTAGTCAGGATACTCATGTGATCGCCTTAGCGATTAACGGTAAGATGAAATCATCAGAGGAGCTTGCTGATGATTTAGATAAACTAGCAACCTACGGGAAGAGTAAAATTGCATTCGTCATCGGTGGTTCTCTAGGCTTAAGTGGTGAGGTATTAAAACGCGCGAACGATAAACTATCGTTTTCGAAAATGACCTTCCCCCATCAGATGATGAGACTGATCTTAGTCGAGCAAGTTTATCGAGCGTTTCGGATTAATCGGGGTGAACCGTACCACAAGTGA
- a CDS encoding two-component system regulatory protein YycI, producing the protein MDWSKIKTIFIITFLALDIYLLYEFFKLRDANKYEFITETSFEENLAADDIEYVTLPKAEGKETYVSAKPKLFKNEALSKIKGVHFTIIDETVLQGVLEDSVKLGKDFQISELNAFVNGKVLNGDQYQYFSQDSQEKSVTFYQQFKNKTIYNNINGRLILHLNDENEIMSYTQTYLEEIESLQESQDVLPPIKAIETLYDNGLLQPKSKITKVELGLHTLVQLTASQLLTPTWRFVVDDKEDLYVNAFEGQIIQMDETKEKNVVE; encoded by the coding sequence ATGGATTGGAGTAAAATCAAAACCATCTTTATCATTACCTTCCTTGCCTTGGATATTTATTTATTGTATGAGTTTTTCAAATTACGAGATGCCAATAAGTATGAATTTATTACTGAGACCTCATTTGAGGAGAATTTAGCAGCTGATGATATTGAATACGTAACATTGCCAAAAGCTGAAGGGAAAGAAACGTATGTAAGTGCAAAGCCGAAACTATTTAAAAATGAGGCATTGTCCAAAATTAAGGGAGTTCATTTCACGATTATTGATGAAACGGTTTTACAGGGAGTGCTAGAAGACTCTGTTAAATTAGGGAAGGATTTCCAAATATCGGAGCTAAATGCCTTTGTTAATGGGAAGGTTTTGAATGGCGATCAATATCAATATTTTAGTCAGGATAGTCAGGAGAAGAGTGTGACCTTCTATCAACAATTCAAAAATAAAACCATTTATAATAATATAAATGGTAGGCTAATACTTCATCTTAATGATGAGAATGAGATTATGTCATATACACAGACTTATTTGGAAGAGATTGAATCGTTGCAGGAGAGCCAGGACGTATTACCACCAATAAAAGCAATTGAAACGCTATATGATAACGGCCTGCTACAACCAAAGAGTAAAATTACAAAGGTTGAACTCGGGTTGCATACACTTGTGCAGTTAACCGCTTCTCAATTGTTAACACCAACGTGGCGATTTGTAGTGGATGACAAAGAAGACCTATATGTAAATGCATTTGAAGGACAAATCATCCAAATGGATGAAACAAAAGAAAAAAATGTTGTGGAGTGA
- a CDS encoding staygreen family protein produces the protein MSNFNPEKLFVTYTSGVTATEPVIPRRYTLTHSDFTGELFLTIGTYYAWGNINPKRDEVLGEWKQNGSCLYYYVYIYIDQGEYNVNVSAQRNKIFRRELPLALTAIRYGDRFLFDAYPYLDQSLIIINFISTYPQFAKQESWGTFHHYSYK, from the coding sequence TTGAGCAATTTCAATCCGGAAAAACTATTTGTAACATATACCAGTGGTGTTACTGCTACGGAACCTGTTATTCCAAGACGTTACACACTCACTCACTCTGATTTTACTGGAGAACTTTTTTTAACCATTGGAACTTATTATGCCTGGGGAAATATCAATCCTAAGAGAGATGAAGTATTAGGCGAATGGAAACAAAATGGGAGTTGCTTATACTATTATGTTTATATATATATAGATCAAGGGGAATATAACGTAAATGTATCAGCACAACGCAATAAAATATTTAGACGTGAATTACCACTTGCATTAACAGCTATTCGATACGGTGATCGGTTTTTATTCGATGCATATCCTTATCTAGATCAATCTTTAATAATCATTAACTTTATATCCACCTATCCTCAATTTGCTAAACAAGAAAGTTGGGGGACTTTCCACCATTATTCATACAAATAA